The window GTTCGGCATTGTGCGAACGATGCTCGCGCGGCAGGCGCACAGACTGGCCAGCGGCGTAGCGGCCGACCTGTTCCTGCAGTACGCGCGCGGGGGATTCGATCGGGCGCGCGCTCGCCGCGGCCGCCTGGATCGGGTTCACCTGCTCCGGCGCGCGCACCGCCTGAAGCGTGCCGCCGTCGCGAATCTGCCGTTGGGGAGCTGTCATGGCCTGTTCTCCGTTCGCGACGTTTCTGGGCGCGCGCTGCTAAAGGACATATGAAGCGACGTGGTGAACGCCGCCTTCATCCTCAGCCGATCTGATCCCAGGCGCTGGCGATTTCGGCGAGCATCGAGCGGGCTTCCTCGACCAGTTCGGGCTTGTTCTCGCGGCCGCCCTGCTGAACGAGGCGACGGCCTTCGCGATAGACCTGCGCCAGCGTGATCGCCAGATCGCCGCCGGTGCGGAAATCGAGGCTGGTTTCGAGCGCGAGCAGGATGTTCGCGGCACGCTGCTGCTTGTCGATCATCTTGGCGCGATTGCCGACGCCCTGCGCGGCCTGCATGATCTCGATCGCCTTGATCAGTTCGTCGAACAGGATCGCGATCAGCTTGTGCGGCGACGCGCTCTCGATGCGGCTTTCGACATCGACAACCTGATAACGGCCACGGGCGGCACCG is drawn from Sphingomonas crocodyli and contains these coding sequences:
- the fliS gene encoding flagellar export chaperone FliS produces the protein MLMSGYPGAARGRYQVVDVESRIESASPHKLIAILFDELIKAIEIMQAAQGVGNRAKMIDKQQRAANILLALETSLDFRTGGDLAITLAQVYREGRRLVQQGGRENKPELVEEARSMLAEIASAWDQIG